The following are encoded together in the Anaerolineae bacterium genome:
- a CDS encoding peptide ABC transporter substrate-binding protein gives MNILSVFDKFTACQIQAFTNKALRFSKTLGAFGVIPLLAMLILTACRSASPAPVAAPPAESLPSAQLDPSIPAAILPRPSVSPSPSVASPSPPDGVVTLGLVGRPQSLNPLLENNPALRELSPLLFETLLQVDPQTAELQPGLAQSWEYTNQGQRVVFHLPAGLKWSNGHSLTAADLVAGLEATQHPALLAFSHLNAPDDETLALTFIDLDCAAVTALAQLPLLPPAEITATIPTGSGPFIVADRSENRRTLTLAANPHYHGSRPGLDKLAIRFLQADEIPVALSEGQFDLLGPIQPVLANPPLDIDPSQFTIHHYPAPQVVYIALNFAPHNGDPLAPEIRQALLLALDREAILRESLGDNGQLLAASLLPGHWAANEALPPPPYDLAAARALLTEAGLRDNDGDGWLDRRGQRLELSIRLNGKNPLHQNLGWLVSSYYRDLGLFARAESVPFDSIVDDLFTHDFDLALFSWPILPDPDQRLYWYSTENTEGIGLNFTSYHNPELDGLIDAGRAVPGCRPQDRAGIYADIQQILARDRPVDFLLAPRKQVLVGSRLHGVRSGPFAPFTWNVTDWWLE, from the coding sequence ATGAACATCTTAAGCGTTTTCGATAAATTCACCGCTTGCCAAATTCAGGCTTTTACCAACAAGGCCCTAAGATTTTCTAAAACCCTTGGGGCTTTTGGGGTTATCCCCCTGCTGGCCATGCTTATTCTGACTGCCTGCCGGTCTGCCTCCCCTGCGCCTGTTGCGGCCCCACCCGCTGAGTCATTGCCTTCTGCTCAACTCGATCCCTCCATCCCCGCCGCAATCTTGCCCCGGCCTTCTGTCTCGCCATCCCCTTCCGTTGCCTCACCATCGCCTCCAGACGGCGTAGTCACGTTGGGCCTGGTGGGCCGGCCGCAGAGCCTCAACCCCCTTCTTGAAAACAATCCGGCTCTCCGCGAATTATCTCCCCTATTGTTTGAGACCTTGCTTCAGGTTGACCCGCAAACGGCTGAATTACAGCCCGGCCTGGCCCAAAGTTGGGAATACACCAACCAGGGGCAGCGAGTTGTGTTTCACCTGCCGGCCGGGCTCAAGTGGAGCAACGGCCATTCGCTCACCGCCGCCGATCTGGTCGCCGGCCTGGAAGCCACCCAACATCCCGCGCTGCTGGCCTTCAGCCACCTGAACGCCCCTGATGATGAAACCTTGGCCCTGACCTTTATTGACCTTGACTGCGCCGCCGTGACCGCCCTGGCCCAACTGCCCCTTTTGCCGCCCGCGGAAATTACCGCCACCATTCCCACCGGCAGCGGGCCTTTTATTGTAGCTGACCGGTCGGAGAACAGGCGCACGCTCACCCTGGCGGCGAATCCACATTATCATGGTTCCCGTCCCGGTTTGGATAAATTGGCCATTCGTTTCTTACAGGCAGATGAGATTCCCGTCGCCCTATCCGAAGGCCAATTTGATCTGCTCGGCCCAATTCAGCCTGTCCTCGCCAATCCGCCGTTAGACATTGATCCTTCCCAATTCACCATTCACCATTACCCTGCCCCGCAGGTGGTCTATATTGCCCTTAACTTTGCCCCGCACAACGGCGACCCCCTTGCGCCCGAAATCCGCCAGGCCCTGTTGCTGGCCCTGGATAGAGAGGCAATTTTAAGGGAATCGCTGGGCGACAACGGCCAACTGCTGGCCGCTTCCCTGTTGCCCGGTCACTGGGCGGCTAATGAGGCGCTGCCCCCGCCTCCCTACGACCTGGCGGCGGCCCGCGCTCTATTAACCGAAGCCGGTTTGCGCGACAACGATGGCGACGGCTGGCTCGACCGGCGCGGCCAACGGCTGGAGTTGTCAATCCGGTTGAACGGCAAAAACCCGTTGCATCAAAACCTGGGTTGGCTGGTTAGCAGCTATTATCGAGATTTGGGCCTGTTTGCCCGCGCCGAAAGCGTCCCTTTTGATAGCATCGTGGATGATCTGTTCACCCACGATTTTGACCTGGCTTTGTTCAGTTGGCCCATCCTACCCGATCCCGACCAGCGACTCTACTGGTATTCTACGGAAAACACCGAAGGTATCGGCCTTAATTTTACCTCTTACCATAATCCCGAACTGGACGGATTGATAGACGCTGGCCGGGCTGTGCCTGGTTGCCGGCCGCAAGATCGGGCCGGTATTTACGCCGACATTCAACAGATTTTAGCCCGGGATCGCCCGGTTGACTTTTTGCTGGCGCCGAGGAAACAGGTTCTGGTAGGCAGTCGTTTGCATGGGGTCCGGTCCGGCCCCTTTGCGCCGTTTACCTGGAATGTAACCGATTGGTGGTTGGAGTGA
- a CDS encoding cysteine--tRNA ligase encodes MKLYNALTQNIETFTPLRQAVTIYVCGITPYDTTHLGHAFTYAAFDILIRYLEQQGYPVRYAQNVTDIDDDILRKSQEVGEAWDSLGNRWTAHFIEDMKNLNVRPPDYFPRATDVIGDIIATVQKLLAAGVAYESGGNVYFYINSWPQYGQLSRLDCDEMLPIANERGNKPDDPHKRDPMDFVLWQAQAPDEPAWESPWGLGRPGWHIECSTMSTRFLGDTIDIHGGGGDLIFPHHESEIAQAEPLIADPAKTPFTRFWLHTAMVHHDGEKMSKSLGNLVMVRDLLRTWSSDALRLYMGNHHYREIWSHNETELKQAAALAQKLRAAVAVSGGQGETLNPIAAQTTFDEAMANDLNTSAALSALENLADKILAANSQNVTAAQQALRQMSHIFGLRLDATEPEPRVTTGWNEHLKRFR; translated from the coding sequence ATGAAACTCTACAACGCCCTCACCCAAAACATTGAAACGTTTACCCCCCTTCGCCAGGCGGTCACCATTTACGTGTGCGGCATCACGCCCTACGACACCACGCACCTGGGGCACGCCTTTACCTACGCCGCTTTTGACATCCTGATCCGTTACCTGGAACAGCAGGGCTACCCCGTGCGCTACGCCCAAAATGTCACCGACATTGACGACGACATTCTGCGTAAAAGCCAGGAAGTGGGCGAAGCGTGGGACAGCCTGGGCAATCGTTGGACCGCTCACTTTATTGAGGATATGAAAAACCTGAACGTGCGCCCGCCGGATTATTTCCCTCGCGCCACCGACGTGATTGGCGATATTATTGCCACCGTGCAAAAACTATTGGCCGCGGGTGTGGCTTACGAGTCCGGCGGCAATGTTTATTTTTACATAAATTCCTGGCCGCAGTACGGCCAACTGAGTCGCCTTGACTGTGACGAAATGCTGCCCATTGCCAACGAGCGCGGCAACAAGCCGGATGATCCCCACAAACGCGATCCCATGGACTTTGTGTTATGGCAAGCCCAGGCTCCGGACGAACCGGCCTGGGAGAGTCCCTGGGGGCTGGGCCGTCCCGGCTGGCATATTGAGTGTTCTACTATGTCCACCCGTTTTCTGGGCGACACCATTGATATTCACGGCGGCGGCGGCGACCTGATTTTTCCGCACCACGAAAGCGAAATTGCTCAAGCCGAACCGCTCATCGCTGATCCGGCAAAAACGCCCTTCACTCGTTTCTGGCTGCACACGGCGATGGTGCATCACGATGGCGAGAAGATGAGCAAGTCGCTGGGCAACCTGGTGATGGTACGCGATCTGCTGCGAACTTGGTCGTCTGATGCGCTGCGACTCTATATGGGTAATCATCACTACCGGGAGATTTGGAGTCACAACGAGACCGAGCTAAAACAGGCAGCGGCCCTGGCCCAAAAGTTGCGGGCGGCCGTAGCCGTTTCTGGCGGCCAGGGCGAGACCCTAAACCCAATCGCCGCCCAAACAACTTTTGATGAGGCGATGGCCAATGACCTGAACACGTCTGCCGCCCTGTCCGCCTTAGAAAATTTAGCCGACAAAATCCTGGCGGCTAACAGTCAAAACGTAACTGCCGCCCAACAAGCCTTGCGCCAGATGAGCCACATCTTTGGCCTCCGCTTGGATGCAACCGAACCCGAACCGCGAGTAACAACCGGCTGGAATGAACATCTTAAGCGTTTTCGATAA
- a CDS encoding GNAT family N-acetyltransferase has translation MTEIQTQRLKLIPLTLPQLRLLPIHFRQLEQDLGYAIASDNVNDTVCRAIDIKISKMTHADERDHHWYTYWLIVITAQACGAGLAGFKGYPNKQGEVEIGYGIVSAFRNKGYITEAVQALIAWAFQYPCCAVVKAETVEPNPPSHRVLEKVGMHVYKETDKAWWWRVEKHKA, from the coding sequence ATGACTGAAATCCAAACCCAACGCCTTAAACTTATCCCCTTAACTCTGCCTCAGTTACGCCTTCTTCCCATTCATTTCCGGCAACTCGAGCAAGATTTGGGTTATGCCATTGCTTCAGACAATGTCAATGATACGGTTTGTCGCGCTATTGACATCAAAATATCAAAAATGACTCATGCTGACGAGCGAGATCATCATTGGTATACCTACTGGCTGATTGTGATTACCGCTCAAGCCTGCGGCGCAGGTTTGGCCGGATTCAAGGGGTATCCCAACAAGCAAGGAGAGGTCGAGATTGGCTATGGCATTGTATCCGCTTTCCGCAACAAAGGCTACATTACCGAGGCGGTACAGGCCTTAATTGCCTGGGCATTTCAATATCCTTGCTGCGCAGTGGTTAAGGCCGAAACCGTGGAGCCAAATCCTCCTTCGCACCGGGTTTTGGAAAAAGTGGGGATGCATGTTTACAAAGAAACAGACAAAGCTTGGTGGTGGAGAGTAGAAAAACATAAAGCGTGA
- a CDS encoding EamA family transporter — translation MNYSKTLAAPANFWRARQTLLAEIIFIVVVFFWGITFVFSKGALQVVGPFAYNTLRMVLGTATLALFVGREWRQVNRAYLWPVVITGVILFLSYATQAYGIQFTTASKAGFLTGTNLVYVPIFSALLLRRVPSWTAIAGVVLAFGGLYLLSFEGPLGNPAPAPGDFWVALSGIGWALYVIALAHYSPRLNVMIYATLHVGMAALCSGIGWLFSAEPLTLPLASAALWLGVLSTGVIVIGLGTSVETWITRLVSPTRVALIVALEPVSAALAGWWIGETITLRIIIGGALIIIGMLVAEMRYLLKGGQR, via the coding sequence ATGAACTATTCCAAAACACTCGCCGCCCCGGCTAATTTCTGGCGCGCTCGCCAAACCCTGCTGGCCGAAATCATTTTCATCGTGGTTGTCTTTTTTTGGGGCATTACGTTTGTTTTTAGCAAAGGGGCTTTGCAGGTGGTGGGGCCTTTTGCCTACAACACCTTACGGATGGTCTTGGGCACGGCGACCCTGGCCTTATTTGTGGGGCGCGAGTGGCGCCAGGTGAACCGGGCTTATCTCTGGCCCGTGGTGATAACCGGCGTCATCCTTTTTTTGTCTTACGCCACCCAGGCTTACGGCATCCAGTTCACCACGGCCAGCAAAGCTGGTTTTTTAACCGGCACCAACTTGGTGTACGTTCCCATTTTTTCGGCGCTGCTGCTGCGCCGGGTGCCCAGTTGGACCGCCATCGCCGGGGTGGTGCTGGCCTTTGGCGGATTGTACCTGCTTTCGTTTGAAGGGCCATTAGGGAACCCGGCCCCGGCCCCCGGAGATTTTTGGGTAGCCTTGAGCGGCATTGGCTGGGCGCTTTACGTGATCGCCTTGGCTCATTACTCGCCCCGGCTGAACGTGATGATTTATGCCACGCTGCACGTAGGCATGGCGGCTTTGTGCAGCGGCATTGGCTGGCTGTTTTCTGCGGAGCCGTTAACGTTGCCCCTCGCTTCGGCGGCGCTGTGGTTGGGCGTCCTCAGCACCGGCGTGATTGTTATTGGGCTGGGCACCAGTGTGGAAACCTGGATCACCCGCCTGGTCTCGCCCACCCGCGTGGCCTTGATTGTTGCCCTGGAACCGGTTTCTGCCGCCCTGGCCGGCTGGTGGATTGGGGAAACCATCACCCTGCGTATCATTATTGGCGGCGCATTGATCATTATCGGCATGCTGGTGGCCGAGATGAGGTATCTCCTCAAAGGGGGGCAACGTTAA